The bacterium genomic interval CTCCGCGCCGGCGACCGCCGATACCAGATCCGCGACGCGGCGCGGTTGATCGCTGGTGTGCACCGCACGCCGGTCGTGGACGGTGGCGGGATCAAGACCTCGTGGGAAAAGTATCTCATCCTCGACTATCTGCCGACGCAGGCCGGCGTCTCGTTCGCCGGACGCCGCGTGCTGTTGGTGAGCAGCGTCGACCGGTACGGGATGGCGGAGGCGTTTACGCAAGCGGGAGCCGAGACGCTGTTCGGCGATTTCTATTTCGCCCTCGGCATCCCGGTGCCGATGCGCCGCCTCGGCACCGTCCGGCTGCTCGCGGCGGCCATGCTTCCGGTGGTGACGAAGCTGCCGTTTCAGATGCTCTACCCGACCGGGGCGAAGCAGGAACGGACGACGCCGAAGTACCCGCAGCTCTTCCGGTGGGCGGAGGTCGTGGCCGGGGACTTCCATTTCATTCGCCGGTACATGCCGGACGATCTGGCCGGCAAGACGATCTTCACCCAGACCATCACGCCGGAGGACCGCGCCGCGCTTGGGCATCGCGGGGCGGCCGCGCTGATCACGGCGGCCCCGGACATCGAGGGACGGTCGTTCGCAACCAACGTCCTGGAGGGGATCGTCGTGGCGCTCTCCGGGCGGCGCAGCGAGGATCTGAC includes:
- a CDS encoding quinate 5-dehydrogenase, which encodes MKRVVSVSLGSSTRDKRVEIEILGEPFVVERIGTNGDMTRFKALVEELDGRVDAIGMGGIDLYLRAGDRRYQIRDAARLIAGVHRTPVVDGGGIKTSWEKYLILDYLPTQAGVSFAGRRVLLVSSVDRYGMAEAFTQAGAETLFGDFYFALGIPVPMRRLGTVRLLAAAMLPVVTKLPFQMLYPTGAKQERTTPKYPQLFRWAEVVAGDFHFIRRYMPDDLAGKTIFTQTITPEDRAALGHRGAAALITAAPDIEGRSFATNVLEGIVVALSGRRSEDLTPDDFVQWMLRAGFRPRVERLAAS